A genomic stretch from Rhodomicrobium vannielii ATCC 17100 includes:
- a CDS encoding recombinase family protein codes for MREIFGLALGERGHPMGVKAIATRLNERGNTRRGQRFSTGSIYDILTNTTYRGQYFFNRFDSRGGKARPPSEWIELAAPVIIEEATFNAAQGLLKSRNPRYTPPRVVNGPTLLAGVARCGYCGAAMILNTGKNGAYRYSCCSRKTKEGPLSCRGIRIPMDRLDDMVIGEVLEQVLDPARLRHLLDTWLRSASERAEKEKKDITKLRQKHADAKAALTRLLQLVETGTMEAEDPALKERLLGLKLQRDECAAEIADLQHRMTTGEPAVTPAKINRLAKLLKEKLTSGSPEFRQAYARLLMREVLVKDKEIRITGSKAILARAASGEPGQTPPAVLSFVREWRTRQDSNL; via the coding sequence GTGCGCGAGATCTTCGGTCTTGCGCTCGGCGAACGCGGTCACCCCATGGGCGTGAAGGCCATCGCGACGCGGCTCAACGAGCGCGGCAACACGCGGCGCGGCCAGCGCTTCTCGACAGGCAGCATCTACGACATCCTGACCAATACAACCTATCGCGGCCAGTACTTCTTCAATCGCTTCGACAGCCGGGGCGGCAAGGCGCGCCCGCCGTCCGAATGGATCGAGCTTGCCGCGCCCGTCATCATCGAGGAGGCGACCTTCAACGCCGCGCAGGGGCTCCTGAAAAGCCGCAACCCGCGATACACGCCGCCCCGCGTGGTGAACGGTCCGACGCTTCTCGCTGGCGTCGCGCGCTGTGGCTATTGCGGCGCCGCCATGATCCTCAACACAGGCAAGAACGGGGCCTATCGCTATTCCTGCTGCTCACGGAAGACAAAGGAAGGGCCGCTCTCCTGCCGGGGTATCCGCATCCCCATGGACCGGCTCGACGACATGGTCATCGGTGAGGTTCTGGAGCAGGTGCTCGATCCGGCCCGACTTCGTCACCTCCTCGATACCTGGCTCAGAAGCGCGAGCGAACGCGCCGAGAAGGAAAAGAAAGACATCACGAAGCTCCGGCAGAAGCATGCCGATGCGAAGGCCGCCCTTACGCGCCTCCTGCAACTTGTCGAGACCGGCACGATGGAAGCCGAAGACCCGGCGCTGAAGGAGCGCCTTCTTGGCCTCAAGCTTCAGCGCGACGAATGCGCCGCCGAGATCGCCGACCTTCAGCACCGCATGACCACAGGCGAACCCGCCGTGACACCGGCGAAGATCAACCGCCTCGCAAAGCTCCTGAAGGAGAAGCTCACGAGCGGCTCGCCCGAGTTCCGCCAGGCCTATGCACGGCTTCTCATGCGCGAAGTGCTTGTAAAGGATAAGGAAATCCGCATCACCGGCTCAAAGGCGATCCTCGCCAGAGCCGCATCGGGTGAGCCTGGACAAACTCCGCCCGCAGTTCTCTCTTTTGTTCGGGAATGGCGCACCCGACAGGACTCGAACCTGTGA
- a CDS encoding site-specific integrase has translation MTIVRHQILNLDQLRAVISERNDLQVQTRRELASAIKRFCQIAGVEPGQVAADPMAIRCLRARASWQLAGISEEAWRNILSRVTRSFELAGIDVARRHRRSGLIPEWQSFLNALPTEDAVKRLRRFAGWCSSQAINPQAVSAETFSAFLVYLETQSIQRNVRQRWHEARCCWNKVVAIPGSAFPKMANTAPPRWASRSLADFPQALQDDIAGWLDALANPQFDDERDALRPATLRNYEGAVRRTLSRLIDAGFAPEDFPDLESLFTPDRIRRAVDQVREGRNAEEAHPTLHAMAQALLSAFRHIEVAPDHPRFVAQQAALAILRKLANKVRNRQCSMVKKNRTRLAALSTPAAGRRFRTLHLEVARRYAKIANPTVGQALDMQMAAMHMLLLHVPLRIANLSTMDLDRHTTRPAGGKPGPWRIAFEPSEMKNGRPYDALLSEEATAFLVDYLARFHPLIAKGRGATVFPSSRTGKPKSTVSLSKQYSGFLARELGLQVNPHLLRHYAGMAWLDAMPGEYQGLAKLLGHASTRTTEAFYTGAEAKTAQSRWQHLLEGMIEEDKAAMTKTRRAA, from the coding sequence ATGACCATTGTCCGCCATCAGATCCTGAACCTCGATCAGCTGCGTGCGGTCATTTCGGAGCGAAACGATCTTCAGGTCCAGACGCGACGAGAACTTGCGTCTGCCATCAAGCGCTTCTGCCAGATCGCGGGCGTGGAGCCCGGGCAGGTGGCGGCCGATCCGATGGCGATCCGCTGCCTTCGGGCGCGCGCCTCATGGCAACTCGCCGGGATCAGCGAAGAGGCGTGGCGAAACATCCTGAGCCGGGTGACGCGGTCGTTCGAACTTGCCGGGATCGATGTTGCCAGACGCCATCGCCGCAGCGGGCTCATCCCTGAATGGCAGAGCTTTCTGAATGCGCTTCCGACCGAGGACGCGGTCAAGCGGCTGAGGCGCTTTGCGGGCTGGTGCTCGTCGCAGGCGATAAACCCGCAGGCAGTCAGCGCGGAGACCTTCTCGGCGTTCCTCGTCTATCTCGAAACCCAGAGCATCCAGCGCAATGTGCGTCAGCGCTGGCATGAGGCGCGGTGCTGCTGGAACAAGGTCGTGGCAATACCCGGGTCGGCTTTCCCGAAGATGGCCAACACCGCCCCGCCGCGCTGGGCGAGCCGCTCGCTTGCTGACTTTCCGCAAGCGCTCCAGGATGACATCGCGGGATGGCTCGACGCTCTTGCCAATCCCCAATTCGACGACGAGCGCGATGCGCTTCGACCGGCGACGCTTCGGAACTATGAGGGTGCGGTCCGCCGCACTCTCTCGCGGCTCATTGATGCGGGCTTCGCGCCGGAGGATTTTCCAGACCTCGAATCCCTGTTCACGCCCGACCGCATTCGCCGCGCGGTCGATCAGGTTCGGGAGGGCCGCAACGCGGAGGAGGCGCACCCGACGCTTCACGCCATGGCGCAGGCACTGCTGAGCGCGTTCCGTCATATCGAGGTCGCCCCCGATCATCCGCGCTTTGTCGCGCAGCAGGCGGCGCTCGCCATCCTTCGCAAGCTCGCGAACAAGGTCCGTAACCGGCAGTGCTCGATGGTGAAGAAGAACCGCACGCGGCTTGCCGCGCTCAGCACGCCCGCAGCAGGCAGGCGCTTCAGGACGCTCCATCTCGAGGTGGCGCGACGCTACGCCAAGATCGCAAACCCGACTGTGGGACAGGCGCTCGACATGCAAATGGCGGCGATGCACATGCTGCTGCTCCATGTCCCGCTGCGCATCGCGAACCTTTCGACCATGGACCTCGACCGGCACACAACACGGCCGGCGGGCGGCAAGCCCGGTCCCTGGCGCATCGCCTTCGAGCCCTCCGAGATGAAGAACGGCAGGCCCTACGATGCGCTCCTCAGCGAGGAGGCCACCGCCTTCCTCGTCGACTATCTCGCGCGCTTCCATCCGCTGATCGCGAAGGGCAGAGGTGCCACCGTGTTCCCGAGCAGCCGTACCGGCAAGCCCAAGAGCACAGTGAGCCTGTCGAAACAGTATTCCGGCTTTCTGGCCCGCGAACTCGGCCTTCAGGTGAATCCGCATCTTCTTCGCCATTACGCAGGCATGGCGTGGCTCGACGCCATGCCGGGCGAGTATCAGGGGCTTGCCAAGCTTCTCGGGCATGCCTCCACGCGAACGACGGAAGCCTTCTATACCGGCGCGGAAGCAAAGACCGCGCAGAGCCGCTGGCAGCATCTCCTGGAAGGGATGATCGAAGAGGACAAAGCGGCCATGACGAAGACGAGGAGGGCGGCGTGA
- a CDS encoding recombinase family protein produces MSGRAAIYARVSTVRQAEADLSIPDQIHRCEAWCKQKGYEVVEVFCEPGASALDDDRPVFQELIYKAKRSDHPFDLVIVHSLSRFSRDSMHSEFYFRALRKAGVDLVSITQDMGRGGNAEVARKMLNIFDEYQSGRPPSMCIAPCWRTHARASGTDRSRPSATVWSRRRFEARARRRFSSSTKPRRTPCARSSVLRSANAVTPWA; encoded by the coding sequence ATGAGTGGCAGGGCCGCAATCTACGCACGCGTTTCGACGGTCCGGCAGGCCGAAGCTGACCTCTCCATCCCCGACCAGATTCATCGATGCGAGGCCTGGTGCAAACAGAAGGGCTATGAGGTCGTCGAGGTGTTCTGTGAACCCGGTGCATCGGCGCTCGACGATGACCGTCCCGTGTTTCAGGAGCTGATCTACAAGGCGAAGCGCTCGGATCATCCCTTCGACCTCGTCATCGTGCACTCGCTCTCCCGCTTCAGTCGGGATTCCATGCATTCGGAATTCTACTTCCGCGCGCTTCGCAAGGCAGGCGTCGATCTCGTCTCCATCACCCAGGATATGGGCCGAGGCGGCAATGCCGAGGTCGCGCGCAAGATGCTGAACATCTTCGACGAGTATCAGTCGGGGAGACCGCCAAGCATGTGCATCGCGCCATGCTGGAGAACGCACGCCAGGGCTTCTGGAACGGATCGAAGCCGCCCTTCGGCTACAGTGTGGTCGCGAAGGAGGTTCGAGGCACGCGCGAGAAGAAGGTTCTCGTCATCAACGAAGCCTAGGCGCACACCGTGCGCGAGATCTTCGGTCTTGCGCTCGGCGAACGCGGTCACCCCATGGGCGTGA
- a CDS encoding helix-turn-helix domain-containing protein, with the protein MAQSTSEEKSPRFKPFFTVNELAARWGMSARHVRREIESGALQAHRFGKSIRIAAESVAIYEATRRT; encoded by the coding sequence ATGGCGCAGTCGACGAGCGAAGAGAAGTCTCCAAGGTTCAAGCCGTTTTTTACCGTGAATGAACTGGCGGCGCGCTGGGGCATGTCGGCCCGGCACGTGCGGCGCGAGATCGAGAGCGGCGCGCTTCAGGCTCATCGCTTCGGCAAGTCGATCCGCATCGCGGCCGAGAGCGTGGCGATCTACGAGGCGACGCGTCGGACGTGA
- a CDS encoding DUF1465 family protein, whose translation MKSFGVVNELPKAALLSFGDRFTTSPQFAKLYREGMDLVERTAEYLDGQGRAESKTLTPPASFAYSSESIRLTTRLTQLASWLLVRRAIAAGEITAAEAHNHRHRVTLSPQSTTLPEGFDALPKTFRFLIAESQRLHDRIMRLERIFSDGAVAANEMASPIGPQIERIRLAFPAA comes from the coding sequence ATGAAAAGCTTCGGCGTTGTAAATGAACTACCAAAAGCTGCGCTGCTGTCGTTCGGGGATCGGTTTACGACATCCCCGCAGTTCGCCAAGCTCTATCGCGAGGGGATGGACCTTGTGGAGCGCACGGCAGAATATCTCGACGGGCAGGGCAGAGCAGAGTCGAAGACGCTGACGCCGCCCGCGAGCTTCGCGTATTCCTCCGAGAGCATCCGGCTTACCACGCGTCTTACGCAGCTTGCGTCATGGCTTCTCGTGCGCCGCGCCATTGCCGCGGGCGAAATTACCGCCGCCGAGGCGCATAATCACCGCCACCGCGTGACGCTGTCGCCGCAAAGCACCACCCTGCCCGAAGGCTTCGACGCATTGCCCAAGACGTTCCGCTTCCTCATCGCGGAAAGCCAGCGCCTGCACGATCGCATCATGCGCCTCGAACGCATCTTCTCGGACGGCGCCGTGGCCGCGAACGAGATGGCCTCGCCCATCGGCCCGCAAATCGAGCGCATCCGGCTGGCGTTCCCGGCTGCCTGA
- a CDS encoding carboxymuconolactone decarboxylase family protein — protein sequence MTISNAFQTFLNEAPEHAKAWMGAVLGLDGASALDKKTEELAYLAVLAAARLTSGIPFHVQSAKAAGASREEIISAVLIGLPAVGNIVIEALPVALAAYDGEG from the coding sequence ATGACGATTTCCAATGCATTTCAGACATTCCTGAACGAAGCGCCCGAGCACGCGAAAGCGTGGATGGGAGCCGTCCTCGGGCTCGACGGCGCAAGCGCACTCGACAAGAAGACCGAGGAATTGGCCTATCTCGCGGTGCTCGCCGCCGCGCGGCTCACCTCCGGCATCCCGTTTCATGTGCAGTCCGCCAAGGCGGCTGGCGCGAGCCGCGAGGAGATCATCAGCGCGGTGTTGATCGGGCTTCCTGCCGTTGGCAACATCGTGATCGAGGCGTTGCCGGTTGCGCTCGCTGCTTATGATGGGGAGGGCTGA
- the polA gene encoding DNA polymerase I, translated as MTAAPSLAESPVSAPAEAAVPPGSRVYLIDGSGYIFRAFHALPPLTRPSDGLPVGAVHGFCNMLWKLLRETKGANAPTHLAVIFDHSRVTFRSAISATYKAQRPEPPAELVPQFALIRDAVRAFNVACIEQEGFEADDIIAAYTCQAADAGADVVIVSSDKDLMQLVRPGVTMLDTMKNKVIGEAEVIEKFGVPPSKVVDVQSLAGDSVDNVPGVPGIGIKTAAELIREYGDLENLLANAALIKQKMRRERLIEFADQARLSRRLVELSCDMPVEKPLDLTAVEEPDPHALLEFLRTMEFNSLTKRISEAFGVEPSTGEMTRPSPVDGVEAEAPEKSSGGDTPADEVRRVEAWLKAIPFDRSLYVQVTDLQALEDWIAAATEQGFVAFDTETTALDAMSAKLCGVALALEPGRACYIPLAHRAGDGLDFTGAGEIAQLPMESALPRLKALLEDDSVLKIGQNIKYDALIMRRHGDIRVAPYDDTMLMAYACDQGRGGLAGFGMDELSKRHLGHTPIAFTDVAGKGKAQSTFDCIAVDKATEYAAEDADVTLRLWHLFRARIAAEGMAAVYATLERPMPAVLGQMEFNGIEVDRTVLSRLSGDFAQSLARLEDEIYELAGQRFNIGSPQQIADLLFGKFGLPGAKKTSTGKWSTGAKVLEDLVSSEDLTEDQRRLPAKLLEWRQLAKLKSTYTDSLPQHIDADTGRIHTCYSLASTSTGRLSSTEPNLQNIPIRTREGRMIRSAFIAAPGKKLISADYSQIELRVLAHMADIPALKHAFAEGLDIHAMTASEMFGVPVKDMPGEVRRRAKAINFGIIYGISAFGLSQQLGIPRQEAGDYIAKYFERFPGIRAYMDAMRSKVHEDGHVETLFGRKIHFPEIKTPKWNMRQFFERAAINAPIQGTAADIIRRAMVRVPAALEQAGVRARMLLQVHDELVFEADDSEVEATIKAVTRVMERAAEPAVAFSVPLKVDARAAQNWDEAH; from the coding sequence ATGACAGCCGCCCCATCGCTCGCCGAATCGCCCGTTTCCGCCCCCGCCGAAGCCGCCGTGCCGCCAGGCAGCCGCGTCTACCTCATCGACGGCTCGGGCTACATCTTCCGCGCGTTCCACGCGCTGCCGCCGCTGACGCGCCCCTCGGACGGGCTGCCGGTCGGCGCGGTCCACGGCTTCTGCAACATGCTGTGGAAGCTTCTGCGCGAGACGAAGGGCGCCAACGCCCCGACCCATCTCGCCGTGATCTTCGACCACAGCCGCGTCACGTTCCGATCCGCGATTTCCGCCACCTACAAGGCGCAGCGCCCCGAGCCGCCCGCCGAACTCGTGCCGCAGTTCGCGCTGATCCGCGACGCCGTGCGCGCTTTCAACGTCGCCTGCATCGAACAGGAAGGCTTCGAGGCGGACGACATCATCGCGGCGTACACCTGTCAGGCGGCGGATGCGGGCGCAGATGTGGTGATCGTCTCGTCCGACAAGGATCTGATGCAACTCGTCCGCCCCGGCGTGACCATGCTCGACACCATGAAGAACAAGGTGATCGGCGAGGCGGAGGTGATCGAGAAGTTCGGCGTGCCGCCGTCGAAGGTCGTGGACGTGCAGTCGCTCGCGGGCGATTCGGTCGATAACGTGCCGGGCGTGCCGGGCATCGGCATCAAGACGGCGGCCGAACTCATCCGAGAATATGGCGACCTTGAAAACCTGCTCGCCAATGCGGCGCTCATCAAGCAGAAGATGCGGCGCGAGCGGCTGATCGAGTTTGCCGATCAGGCGCGGCTTTCGCGGCGGCTCGTGGAGCTTTCCTGCGACATGCCGGTCGAGAAGCCGCTCGATCTCACCGCCGTCGAAGAGCCGGACCCGCACGCGCTGCTCGAATTCCTGCGAACAATGGAGTTCAACTCGCTGACGAAGCGGATTTCCGAGGCGTTCGGCGTCGAACCCTCTACGGGCGAGATGACACGGCCTTCGCCTGTCGATGGCGTCGAGGCCGAAGCGCCGGAGAAGTCGTCCGGCGGCGACACGCCCGCCGACGAAGTGCGCCGCGTGGAGGCGTGGCTCAAGGCGATCCCCTTCGACCGCTCGCTCTATGTGCAGGTTACGGACCTGCAAGCGCTCGAAGACTGGATCGCGGCGGCGACCGAACAGGGCTTCGTCGCCTTCGACACAGAGACGACCGCGCTCGATGCCATGTCCGCGAAGCTCTGCGGCGTAGCGCTCGCGCTCGAACCGGGCCGCGCCTGCTATATTCCGCTCGCCCATCGCGCGGGCGACGGGCTCGACTTCACGGGCGCGGGCGAGATCGCGCAGCTTCCGATGGAGAGCGCCCTGCCACGCCTGAAGGCGCTGCTCGAAGACGACAGCGTGCTGAAAATCGGGCAAAACATCAAATATGACGCGCTCATCATGCGACGCCACGGCGACATCCGCGTCGCTCCATATGACGATACGATGCTGATGGCCTACGCCTGCGATCAGGGACGCGGCGGGCTTGCGGGCTTCGGCATGGACGAATTGTCGAAGCGCCATCTCGGCCACACGCCCATTGCGTTCACCGATGTTGCGGGCAAGGGCAAGGCGCAATCCACGTTCGATTGCATCGCGGTGGACAAGGCGACGGAATATGCCGCCGAGGACGCTGACGTGACGCTGCGCCTGTGGCATCTGTTCCGCGCGCGCATCGCCGCGGAAGGGATGGCCGCCGTTTACGCAACGCTCGAACGCCCCATGCCCGCCGTGCTCGGCCAGATGGAATTCAACGGCATCGAGGTGGATCGCACGGTGCTCTCGCGCCTGTCCGGCGACTTCGCGCAGAGCCTCGCGCGCCTTGAGGACGAGATCTACGAACTCGCGGGTCAGCGTTTCAACATCGGCTCGCCCCAGCAAATCGCGGACCTGCTCTTCGGCAAATTCGGCCTGCCGGGCGCGAAGAAGACGTCGACCGGCAAGTGGAGCACGGGAGCGAAGGTGCTCGAAGACCTTGTGTCGAGCGAAGACCTCACCGAAGATCAGCGCCGTCTGCCCGCGAAGCTCCTCGAATGGCGGCAACTGGCGAAGCTCAAGAGCACCTACACGGACTCGCTGCCGCAGCACATCGACGCCGACACAGGCCGCATCCACACCTGCTATTCGCTCGCGTCCACCTCGACGGGGCGGCTGTCGTCGACCGAGCCGAACCTCCAGAACATCCCGATCCGCACGCGCGAAGGCCGCATGATCCGCTCGGCCTTCATCGCTGCGCCGGGGAAGAAGCTCATCTCCGCCGACTACAGTCAGATCGAGCTTCGCGTGCTGGCGCATATGGCGGATATCCCCGCGCTGAAACACGCGTTCGCCGAAGGGCTCGACATCCACGCCATGACGGCGAGCGAGATGTTCGGCGTGCCCGTGAAGGACATGCCGGGCGAGGTGCGCCGCCGCGCGAAGGCCATCAACTTCGGCATCATCTACGGCATTTCCGCCTTCGGCCTTTCGCAGCAACTCGGCATCCCGCGTCAGGAGGCGGGCGACTATATCGCGAAGTATTTCGAGCGTTTCCCCGGTATCCGCGCCTATATGGACGCGATGCGCTCGAAAGTGCATGAAGACGGCCATGTGGAAACGCTGTTCGGCCGCAAAATCCACTTCCCCGAGATCAAGACGCCGAAGTGGAACATGCGGCAATTCTTCGAGCGCGCGGCCATCAACGCGCCGATCCAGGGCACGGCCGCCGACATCATCCGCCGCGCGATGGTTCGCGTACCCGCCGCGCTGGAGCAGGCCGGCGTCCGCGCGCGCATGCTGCTTCAGGTGCACGACGAACTGGTGTTCGAGGCGGACGATTCCGAGGTGGAGGCGACGATCAAGGCCGTGACGCGCGTCATGGAGCGCGCCGCAGAACCCGCCGTGGCGTTTTCAGTGCCGCTGAAGGTGGACGCGCGCGCCGCGCAGAACTGGGACGAAGCGCATTAG
- a CDS encoding tyrosine-type recombinase/integrase, producing the protein MSGNLRVAFSSLKVHDWPQRDRTLWQNARTKGGFLDDAGLAADWRPATIVTAEYHYGTFLWWLRERGSLDANATPEARATPETIRAFIEAYSQGHATSSVAGVVQLVADMVRVTTPTADVQWIYEASRRLKRKATPVKPLSHRMCPTTDLATVAEALMERGSPLLEEDDLVKAALFFRDGLMILAETSLPLRRKNCAGLRLGHTLVRDEDRYRIALAPEAMKNGQPFEGWYPAWLTPRLDFYCEKVRPILLGSVEDQGWLWLGRRGEPLQGATISSRLREVFRQTLGVPLSLHAFRHSATTDIAIHAPAEVGIVKSVLGHASPLSARFYDLSSNMEASARYQKVMESMIREDTPTDLGVPALRERHHGDTIVIADMPNACATKEEIGLLRAFLQSEINAILNDDDGE; encoded by the coding sequence ATGTCGGGTAATCTCCGAGTGGCCTTCTCCTCGCTGAAGGTGCACGACTGGCCGCAGCGCGATCGCACGCTGTGGCAGAATGCGCGGACGAAGGGCGGCTTTCTCGATGATGCAGGCCTTGCCGCCGACTGGCGTCCGGCCACCATCGTCACCGCCGAATATCATTACGGCACGTTCTTGTGGTGGCTGAGGGAACGCGGCTCGCTGGATGCGAACGCCACGCCCGAGGCGCGCGCGACCCCGGAGACCATTCGCGCCTTCATCGAGGCCTATTCGCAGGGCCACGCAACGTCATCCGTTGCGGGCGTGGTCCAGCTCGTCGCCGACATGGTGCGCGTCACCACGCCGACAGCCGATGTGCAGTGGATTTACGAAGCGTCGCGACGGTTGAAGCGCAAGGCGACACCCGTCAAGCCTTTGAGCCATCGCATGTGCCCGACCACCGATCTTGCCACCGTCGCCGAAGCGCTCATGGAGCGAGGGTCCCCCCTGCTGGAGGAGGATGATCTTGTCAAGGCAGCGCTTTTCTTCCGCGACGGGCTGATGATCCTGGCCGAGACCAGCCTGCCGCTCCGCCGGAAGAACTGCGCCGGACTTCGGCTCGGCCACACGCTGGTGCGCGATGAGGATCGCTATCGCATCGCGCTTGCGCCCGAAGCCATGAAGAATGGCCAGCCCTTCGAAGGCTGGTATCCGGCCTGGCTCACACCGCGGCTCGACTTCTATTGCGAAAAGGTTCGGCCGATCCTCCTCGGCAGCGTGGAAGACCAGGGCTGGCTGTGGCTCGGGCGGCGCGGCGAACCGCTTCAGGGCGCGACCATATCAAGCCGGCTGCGCGAGGTGTTTCGCCAGACGCTCGGCGTGCCGCTGTCGCTCCATGCCTTCCGCCACAGCGCGACAACCGACATCGCCATCCATGCGCCCGCCGAAGTCGGCATCGTCAAGTCGGTGCTGGGGCACGCCTCGCCGCTGTCGGCGCGTTTCTATGATCTGTCGTCCAACATGGAAGCATCCGCGCGCTATCAGAAGGTGATGGAGAGCATGATCCGGGAAGATACCCCGACCGATCTCGGCGTGCCTGCCTTGCGCGAGAGGCATCATGGCGACACGATCGTCATTGCCGATATGCCGAACGCTTGCGCGACGAAAGAAGAGATCGGGCTCTTGCGCGCCTTTCTCCAGTCCGAGATCAATGCCATCCTGAATGACGACGACGGGGAGTGA
- a CDS encoding LysR family transcriptional regulator, which translates to MDDSIFQRGNLSLSSIEHFVASVEDGSMSAAALRLGISPALVSKSIARLEKRTGVRLLHRTTRYFALTTPGLAFYERACHIIDGLRQAEALVMWESPAQKCSLCILTSDFLAVGVLWPCLRKLQVLYPGISIEIRTGDFDVAQYSSGSANIKVWTGPSEERAGAIRLAHWPNFFVASKQYLEDNGFPTDLDHLTDHVFVAGLEDAWTIQGPEGLKTVRHKAVFRSNAPDLIQEAIRAGLGIGLTTPLGLERELASGQVLRVLHSHASPMSEGLWAETPARGCHPAHDLVLDSIRDALNEKLLVDLPRNQWAA; encoded by the coding sequence ATGGACGATAGTATATTTCAGCGCGGCAATCTTTCACTCAGCAGCATAGAACACTTTGTTGCCAGTGTAGAAGACGGATCGATGAGTGCAGCCGCGCTGAGACTCGGCATCTCACCGGCCCTCGTATCGAAGTCGATTGCACGGCTCGAAAAAAGGACGGGGGTTCGCTTACTCCACCGGACTACGCGATATTTTGCTTTAACTACGCCGGGGCTGGCCTTTTACGAGCGCGCATGCCACATCATTGATGGTTTGCGGCAAGCCGAAGCGCTGGTGATGTGGGAGAGCCCTGCACAGAAATGCAGCCTTTGCATTCTCACGTCCGATTTTTTGGCGGTGGGGGTGCTCTGGCCGTGTCTTCGAAAGCTACAAGTCCTCTACCCGGGCATCTCAATTGAGATCCGAACGGGAGATTTCGATGTGGCACAATATTCATCGGGCAGCGCCAACATCAAGGTTTGGACTGGTCCATCAGAAGAGAGAGCGGGAGCGATAAGGCTGGCGCACTGGCCAAATTTCTTCGTGGCGTCAAAACAATACTTGGAAGACAACGGCTTTCCCACTGACTTAGACCACCTAACGGACCACGTCTTTGTCGCCGGGCTGGAAGATGCATGGACAATTCAGGGACCGGAAGGTCTGAAGACCGTGCGTCACAAGGCCGTTTTCAGAAGCAATGCCCCCGACCTCATTCAAGAGGCGATCCGCGCCGGGCTCGGCATCGGCCTAACCACACCGCTTGGTCTGGAAAGGGAATTGGCCTCGGGCCAAGTGTTGCGCGTGCTTCACTCTCATGCCTCTCCAATGTCGGAAGGCCTGTGGGCGGAAACTCCGGCAAGAGGGTGCCATCCCGCTCATGATCTAGTTCTCGACTCCATTCGCGACGCCTTGAACGAGAAGCTCTTGGTAGATTTGCCCAGAAATCAATGGGCAGCGTAA